In the candidate division WOR-3 bacterium genome, one interval contains:
- a CDS encoding purine-nucleoside phosphorylase codes for MDKIIKFLKDKGIDFAEIGIITGSGWSKIEEFINVQKRIKYSEIEGFPVSGVKGHKGELLFGIFENKSALIFSGRFHYYEGYSMKEVTLPVRILKELGGKILVVTNAAGGLNPSFDIGDLMIIIDHINLFPENPLRGKTEFPSMLDAYDEKIIEEIEEIAKERGIKIKKGVYVGWQGPSLETKAEYRFLRIIGADAVGMSTVPEVIMAKALGLKVLGFSAITNMGLGEKVKDISHEEVLKIAENCAKKAGEILKEWIKKYYF; via the coding sequence ATGGATAAAATAATTAAATTTTTAAAGGATAAAGGCATTGATTTTGCTGAAATAGGTATTATTACAGGTTCAGGTTGGTCAAAAATTGAAGAATTTATTAATGTTCAAAAGAGAATAAAGTATTCTGAAATAGAAGGTTTTCCTGTTTCAGGTGTAAAAGGACATAAAGGTGAGCTTCTGTTTGGTATATTTGAAAATAAAAGTGCTTTAATTTTTTCGGGTAGATTTCACTATTATGAAGGATACAGTATGAAAGAAGTTACCTTGCCTGTAAGAATTCTTAAAGAGTTAGGAGGTAAAATTCTTGTGGTTACAAATGCTGCCGGTGGTTTAAATCCTTCCTTTGATATTGGAGATCTTATGATAATAATTGATCACATAAATTTATTTCCTGAAAATCCCTTAAGAGGAAAAACAGAATTTCCGTCCATGCTTGATGCCTATGATGAAAAAATTATAGAGGAAATAGAGGAGATAGCAAAGGAGAGGGGAATAAAGATAAAAAAGGGAGTTTATGTTGGCTGGCAGGGTCCTTCCCTTGAAACAAAGGCAGAATATAGATTTTTAAGAATAATAGGTGCTGATGCTGTGGGTATGTCAACAGTGCCAGAGGTAATTATGGCAAAAGCTCTTGGTTTAAAAGTTTTGGGTTTTTCTGCAATTACAAATATGGGGCTCGGAGAAAAGGTGAAAGATATAAGTCATGAAGAAGTTTTAAAAATAGCTGAGAATTGTGCTAAAAAAGCAGGAGAGATTTTAAAAGAATGGATAAAAAAATATTATTTTTAA
- a CDS encoding DivIVA domain-containing protein, whose protein sequence is MKIAPIEIRNADFPRSLRGYDPEKVREFLKTVAEQMEELIRENLTLNERIRDLDSKVEDYRRMENIMKEALLTTQKTTEELKKNAQREAELIISNAKIESEKILENTRRELQKLREEIELLKSKKEGFLWELKSLLETQLEWLNSQFRILEEQKKRI, encoded by the coding sequence ATGAAAATTGCACCAATAGAAATAAGAAACGCAGATTTTCCAAGGTCGCTCAGAGGATATGATCCTGAAAAGGTGAGGGAATTTTTAAAAACAGTGGCAGAGCAGATGGAAGAACTTATAAGGGAAAATTTAACTTTAAATGAAAGAATAAGGGATCTTGATAGTAAGGTTGAAGATTACAGAAGAATGGAAAATATTATGAAAGAAGCCTTACTTACCACACAAAAGACAACAGAAGAACTCAAAAAGAATGCTCAGAGGGAAGCAGAACTTATAATTTCCAATGCAAAAATTGAATCAGAAAAAATTCTGGAAAATACACGAAGGGAACTCCAGAAGTTAAGAGAAGAAATAGAGCTATTAAAGTCAAAAAAGGAAGGTTTTCTCTGGGAATTAAAGTCCCTTCTTGAAACTCAATTGGAGTGGTTAAACAGTCAATTTAGAATACTTGAAGAGCAGAAGAAAAGAATTTGA
- a CDS encoding YggS family pyridoxal phosphate-dependent enzyme, with product MNLLRELEKLTIPERIEKIKEIIYKESENPEKIKILGATKGIDIERIKIAFEHGIRLFGENRVQEAEGKIKIFDKPEWHMIGHLQTNKVKKASYLFTMIESVDSLKLGKELDKIGNKLNKKIKVLIEVNTSGEETKYGFKREELLSNFEKFLDLKNIEIKGLFTIGPYPPEEKKSRKSFSELRELRDYLEKEYNLKLQELSMGMSEDFIYAIKEGASIIRLGRILFGERF from the coding sequence ATGAATTTATTGAGAGAGTTAGAAAAATTAACAATACCTGAAAGAATAGAAAAAATTAAGGAAATTATCTATAAGGAATCTGAAAATCCAGAAAAAATTAAAATTTTAGGTGCTACAAAGGGTATTGATATTGAAAGAATTAAAATTGCCTTTGAACATGGAATAAGGCTTTTTGGTGAAAATAGGGTTCAAGAAGCTGAAGGTAAAATAAAAATTTTTGATAAACCAGAATGGCATATGATAGGGCATTTGCAAACAAATAAAGTTAAAAAGGCTTCTTATCTATTTACCATGATAGAAAGTGTTGATTCCTTAAAACTTGGAAAGGAGTTAGATAAAATTGGAAACAAATTAAACAAAAAAATCAAGGTGCTTATAGAAGTTAATACCTCAGGTGAAGAAACAAAGTATGGATTTAAAAGAGAAGAACTTTTAAGTAATTTTGAGAAATTTCTTGATTTAAAAAATATTGAAATAAAAGGTCTTTTTACCATAGGTCCTTATCCACCAGAAGAGAAAAAATCAAGAAAGAGTTTTTCTGAATTAAGGGAGTTGAGAGATTATTTAGAAAAAGAGTATAATTTGAAATTACAGGAACTATCAATGGGAATGAGTGAAGATTTTATTTATGCTATAAAAGAGGGTGCAAGTATTATAAGACTTGGAAGAATTTTATTTGGAGAAAGATTTTAA
- a CDS encoding aminotransferase class I/II-fold pyridoxal phosphate-dependent enzyme, protein MATNKLNEVLKKELLKLKEEGRLKGKEYIITGIKKPENGKGPRYFLKGFGNKEFIRMNSNSYLGMSLLEDIIKIEEEYARKFGVGPGAVRFISGTFEPHRLLEKKLAEFHKREDCMIYSAAYVTVIGVLAALINAETIVLSDELNHNCIINAIRLSRPKERLIYKHLDMKDLEEKVKGVLGKAKRLIIVTDGVFSMRGDFAPLKEIEEISNKYDEYFEENIIVVVDDSHGVGAFGETGRGTEEYTGARCDILIGTLGKAFGVNGGYVVSDEVIINYLKEVAITYVYSNPITPAEAACALKVIEFLDSKEGRKRLEYLRELTKYFKENLLKLGYETILSSHPIVPLLIRDTWKTRDLVNYLIENGILATGLTYPIVPRGDETIRFQVNADHTYYDIDYVLSVLEKYKREKF, encoded by the coding sequence GTGGCTACCAATAAATTAAACGAAGTTTTAAAAAAAGAATTATTAAAACTCAAGGAAGAAGGTAGATTAAAGGGAAAGGAATATATTATAACAGGAATTAAAAAACCGGAAAATGGTAAAGGACCAAGGTATTTCTTGAAGGGTTTTGGAAATAAGGAATTTATAAGAATGAATTCTAATTCATATCTTGGAATGTCGCTTCTTGAAGATATAATAAAAATAGAAGAAGAATATGCAAGAAAATTTGGTGTTGGTCCAGGTGCAGTGAGATTTATAAGTGGAACCTTTGAACCCCATAGATTGCTTGAAAAAAAGCTGGCAGAATTTCATAAAAGGGAAGACTGTATGATTTACAGTGCAGCCTATGTCACGGTTATTGGTGTTCTGGCTGCTCTTATAAATGCTGAAACAATTGTTTTAAGTGACGAGTTAAATCACAACTGTATTATAAATGCCATAAGGTTATCAAGACCCAAGGAAAGACTTATTTATAAGCATCTTGATATGAAGGATCTTGAGGAAAAAGTTAAAGGTGTTCTTGGAAAGGCAAAAAGACTTATTATTGTTACTGATGGAGTTTTCAGTATGAGAGGTGATTTTGCACCTTTAAAGGAAATAGAAGAGATTTCAAATAAATATGATGAATATTTTGAAGAAAACATAATAGTAGTTGTAGATGATTCTCATGGAGTTGGTGCTTTTGGTGAAACTGGAAGAGGAACTGAGGAATATACAGGTGCAAGATGTGATATTTTGATAGGAACACTTGGTAAGGCATTCGGAGTAAATGGTGGTTATGTTGTATCTGATGAAGTGATAATAAATTACTTAAAGGAAGTTGCTATAACATATGTTTACTCAAATCCTATAACACCAGCTGAGGCAGCTTGTGCTCTTAAAGTTATCGAATTTCTTGATAGCAAAGAAGGTAGGAAAAGGCTTGAATACTTAAGAGAATTAACAAAGTATTTCAAGGAAAACCTTTTAAAGCTTGGATACGAGACGATTTTAAGCTCCCATCCCATTGTTCCTCTTTTAATAAGGGATACATGGAAAACAAGGGATCTTGTTAATTATTTAATTGAAAATGGAATTTTAGCAACAGGTCTTACCTATCCAATAGTTCCAAGAGGGGATGAAACTATAAGATTTCAAGTAAATGCAGATCATACCTATTATGATATTGATTATGTTTTGAGTGTTCTTGAAAAATATAAAAGAGAAAAATTTTAA
- a CDS encoding EamA family transporter, with protein MNYLILSIITLIAWGFWGFFSKFSTYYYRWYEYFIFSSIMSLFFSTFLFFLYRKDLNFRPEGLVYLLLALFSGTIGTVFFYLALTKGKASIIVPLTSLYPAFTLILARIFLKEELSLQGYIGIILAIFAILLLSRSS; from the coding sequence ATGAACTATTTAATTTTATCAATAATTACACTTATTGCTTGGGGATTTTGGGGATTTTTTTCAAAATTTTCTACATATTATTACAGGTGGTATGAATACTTCATTTTCTCAAGTATTATGTCGCTTTTTTTCTCAACATTTCTTTTTTTCCTTTATAGAAAAGATTTGAACTTTAGACCAGAAGGATTAGTTTACCTTTTACTTGCACTATTCTCAGGAACCATAGGAACGGTATTTTTTTATCTCGCACTTACAAAAGGAAAAGCATCCATAATAGTCCCTTTAACATCCCTTTATCCTGCTTTTACTCTTATACTTGCAAGGATATTTTTAAAAGAAGAATTAAGTCTACAAGGGTATATTGGAATAATACTTGCCATATTCGCTATTTTATTACTGTCGAGAAGTTCTTAA
- the truD gene encoding tRNA pseudouridine(13) synthase TruD, with amino-acid sequence MKFKTYPEDFVVEEVLKKDVLKDKGLYKVFKARKIDLESFYLKSLLEKTFNAKISFLGLKDKKSLSIFYFSAKGNIPNYIKFKNFSAELVGFSDKELNSYDLEKNNFKITLRGIKERELNKIFQILEDIKKNGFPNYFDIQRLSSDVSSLFFSLLMKGNLKEAIKVHLLSLSPEGRKNLNRFKKYVKRFFDKPERILPYAPSDKDRETIKKLIKGDYRGIIEEIEEDLLKIYFEKFSSLIWDKCASKFLKKGKISFKKGFAIKIKNLFLFVPEIVNDEVKDILSESIFPVPGTERIPSHPEFEKILISELKKENLSYPLKVPEFLENFSFKGFKRKLWVYPMDLSFDYDREKLLLSFSLPPGSYATILLKILMRRLNLRTSRQ; translated from the coding sequence ATGAAATTTAAAACTTATCCAGAGGATTTTGTGGTGGAAGAGGTTTTAAAGAAGGATGTTTTAAAAGATAAAGGGTTATATAAAGTTTTTAAAGCAAGAAAAATAGACCTTGAAAGTTTTTATTTAAAGAGTCTTCTTGAGAAAACCTTTAATGCAAAAATAAGTTTTTTAGGTTTGAAGGATAAAAAGTCTTTGAGCATTTTTTATTTTTCTGCAAAAGGAAATATTCCAAATTATATAAAATTTAAAAACTTTTCTGCTGAACTTGTTGGTTTTTCTGATAAAGAGTTAAACTCCTATGATCTTGAAAAGAATAATTTCAAAATAACTTTAAGAGGTATAAAGGAAAGGGAATTAAATAAAATTTTTCAAATTCTTGAGGATATTAAGAAAAATGGTTTCCCCAATTATTTTGATATACAGAGATTGTCCTCAGATGTTTCCTCTCTCTTTTTCTCGCTGTTAATGAAAGGAAATCTTAAAGAGGCAATAAAGGTTCACCTTTTATCCCTTTCACCTGAGGGAAGAAAGAATTTAAATAGGTTCAAAAAATATGTAAAAAGATTTTTTGATAAACCAGAGAGAATTCTTCCCTATGCACCTTCTGATAAGGATAGAGAAACTATAAAAAAATTAATTAAGGGTGATTATAGGGGAATTATAGAAGAGATAGAAGAAGATTTGTTAAAAATTTATTTTGAAAAATTTTCATCCCTTATATGGGATAAATGTGCCAGTAAATTTCTTAAAAAAGGTAAAATAAGTTTTAAAAAGGGTTTTGCTATTAAGATAAAAAATCTTTTCCTTTTTGTTCCTGAGATTGTTAACGATGAGGTAAAGGATATTTTGAGTGAATCTATATTTCCTGTTCCTGGAACAGAAAGAATTCCCTCTCATCCTGAATTTGAAAAAATTTTAATTTCAGAATTAAAAAAAGAGAATCTCAGTTATCCATTAAAAGTCCCTGAATTTTTGGAAAATTTTTCCTTTAAAGGGTTTAAAAGAAAATTATGGGTATATCCTATGGATTTGAGTTTTGATTACGACAGAGAAAAACTTTTGCTTTCTTTTTCTTTACCTCCTGGTTCCTATGCTACAATTTTATTAAAAATTTTAATGAGGAGGCTTAATTTAAGAACTTCTCGACAGTAA
- a CDS encoding T9SS type A sorting domain-containing protein, with protein MFELILFFSIFNNFTHSDTFYSVCNRNDTIFITGDHGIYLVDFNKDSVFYKFTNSDSIPLYPYYAIFLKDSLLNLTNSENLIVINLKNNKKYFYPPLFLERDIYREIKIKGDTVFLAGNRGLKGIYRNKTIDTSDDSLFFERKNYFPKDTVISLEIIKDTLFVGTKLGLYKIKIDLLGRIPPTFHSGIATGKIGDIFIFNNKIFVSSDSFLYLYPDSLLAKFPYIINSLNGNSDTLFVGTEGGSYIFYNGQKLKFSNFNTKSLIKVKNKIYLLGKGIVIYDYKNSLFLNFKNYFKELTSNSISSVKKFGKYYLFSHDRGFDIFNEKYERLNKLLSGWIRTLDVNSKIIITSPWCGPIFKIDSLFNIYDTLNLSTCIQLLKFFNDSTFFVLKPAQNSIEIRNLKDEKIKEIFNLGYATDIEKCADFYFVSNTDGNIYKIDKNYNANFVMNAGYPVYDISIYENKIFFATNSGLFEYKLPDFQFIKNYRTFDSYTVSVINDKYGNTYAITRSGLIFISRSGDEKIFESSHNTLTRTENVDFNSQCSASLLYYDNLNNEIIIGTKDGVSIMNINVFGPQEIEEPLVFPNPFKKETGFFYIKTKDALKEIFVYSPSGRIKKLNFVSSGDRVRVDALALERGFYLLVIKSDKGMKIKKIICE; from the coding sequence ATGTTTGAGTTAATTTTATTTTTTTCAATTTTTAATAATTTTACACATTCAGATACTTTTTACAGTGTTTGTAATAGGAATGATACAATTTTTATAACAGGTGATCACGGTATTTATCTTGTTGATTTTAATAAGGATTCAGTTTTTTACAAATTTACAAATTCTGATTCAATTCCCCTATACCCTTATTATGCTATTTTTTTAAAAGATAGCCTTTTAAATTTAACAAATTCTGAAAATCTTATTGTTATAAATTTAAAAAATAACAAAAAGTATTTTTATCCTCCTCTTTTTCTTGAAAGAGATATTTACAGGGAAATAAAGATAAAAGGTGATACAGTTTTTTTAGCAGGTAATAGGGGTTTAAAGGGGATATATAGAAATAAAACAATTGATACTTCTGATGATTCACTTTTCTTTGAAAGAAAAAATTATTTTCCTAAGGATACCGTAATTTCTCTTGAAATAATAAAAGATACCTTATTTGTTGGAACAAAATTAGGTCTTTATAAAATTAAAATTGATTTACTGGGAAGGATCCCCCCAACTTTCCATTCTGGAATTGCGACAGGGAAAATAGGTGATATCTTTATCTTTAATAATAAAATTTTTGTTTCTTCTGATAGTTTTTTGTATTTATACCCTGATTCTCTTTTAGCTAAATTTCCATATATTATAAATTCTCTAAATGGGAATTCTGACACATTATTTGTAGGGACAGAAGGTGGTTCATATATTTTTTATAATGGTCAAAAATTAAAATTCAGTAATTTCAATACAAAAAGTTTGATTAAGGTTAAAAATAAAATTTATCTCCTTGGAAAAGGTATTGTAATTTATGATTATAAAAATTCTCTTTTTTTAAATTTCAAAAATTATTTTAAAGAATTAACTTCCAATTCCATTTCTTCTGTTAAAAAATTTGGAAAATATTACCTTTTTTCCCATGATAGAGGATTTGATATTTTTAATGAAAAATATGAAAGGTTAAATAAATTATTAAGTGGTTGGATAAGAACCCTTGATGTAAATTCTAAAATTATAATCACTTCCCCTTGGTGTGGTCCAATTTTTAAGATTGATTCTCTTTTCAATATATATGATACTTTAAATCTTTCTACCTGTATTCAGCTTTTAAAATTTTTTAATGATTCTACCTTTTTTGTTTTAAAGCCTGCACAGAATTCAATAGAAATAAGGAATTTAAAGGATGAGAAAATTAAAGAAATTTTTAACCTTGGTTATGCAACAGATATAGAAAAATGTGCTGATTTTTATTTTGTTTCCAATACAGATGGTAATATTTATAAAATTGATAAAAATTATAATGCCAATTTTGTTATGAATGCAGGTTATCCTGTTTATGATATATCAATTTATGAAAATAAGATTTTTTTTGCAACAAATTCAGGGTTATTTGAATATAAATTGCCTGATTTTCAATTTATTAAAAATTATAGGACTTTTGATTCTTATACTGTTTCAGTAATAAATGATAAATATGGAAATACTTATGCTATTACAAGAAGTGGGTTAATTTTTATTTCAAGGAGTGGTGATGAAAAAATTTTTGAATCTTCCCATAATACTCTTACAAGGACTGAAAATGTTGATTTTAATTCACAGTGCTCTGCTTCCCTTTTATATTATGATAATTTAAATAATGAAATTATAATAGGTACAAAGGATGGAGTCTCAATTATGAATATAAATGTTTTTGGGCCCCAGGAAATAGAAGAACCCCTTGTTTTTCCCAATCCCTTTAAAAAGGAGACAGGTTTCTTTTACATAAAAACAAAAGATGCCTTAAAGGAGATTTTTGTTTATTCACCATCAGGCAGGATTAAAAAATTGAATTTTGTAAGTTCAGGTGATAGAGTCAGGGTGGATGCTTTGGCCCTTGAAAGGGGTTTTTACCTTTTAGTTATAAAGTCTGATAAGGGTATGAAGATAAAAAAAATAATTTGTGAGTGA